A window from Hemibagrus wyckioides isolate EC202008001 linkage group LG19, SWU_Hwy_1.0, whole genome shotgun sequence encodes these proteins:
- the LOC131370151 gene encoding zinc finger protein 23-like isoform X1: MRIWCLLVRQRATAFRRKSSPKLLERIMGSVPPISSLRLLVPPLRLMSAFMWKIAQQQHLEHYGKLEEFVSLVTRLVPEVLTSRQKATLVMGLRAKMILEMCRGELPADLETVKSHIQRIQSSHSSKGIDTEADILQANLLTLVLGLLEDPAKKEYFFQEVFPHEYGPEFDQALQVLVGHFLSRLEQLLPVPSFKQTSSWLSACPWEWNEYLESVCRTESLLPLMQIGICGTLEDNALPSIVEDRILSSLSLTDMVITTQTQPPSQEPQDEDRESAPEDVVQDEDVSSGLDGTVAAEYVRANDGAMEEDSERQTFEREIKEAIKHLEKESDLSAEVAGGLQSTGVPGIDSELKTTNETDETTDGISEAVPAVEDIAAEQQTVIPRVAHTKITQPLEVSHSAANRGSDEDGADQCDPQQTLLEEATPGEVTDEAPGSEQSPRTPLAADSPKIPIKSSYLFGRLLHKCLKCGKRFAYRSELHKHQESHRLAASIKCCECGQIFRDSKLLALHRQRGCRMRTYKCIKCGAAFRSLSNWYKHQQAHKVVCTHKCPECGKVFQSLTGLVAHRREHMGPAVNGIYTCDKCDMTFGSYRGRVLHQRVHTDKSKQPSRKEREPGKCRFCDESFVLLSDLRVHLKTHPEYRPHQCDQCGKCFALHHSLLAHLSNHTGDKPYLCTQCGKRFFSKVQLKSHMRCHSGERPHMCPHCGKCFSLLGNLNIHVRIHTGEKPYLCRHCGKGFISAGELQVHERSHTGEKPYCCSICDKRFVVSSHLTAHKRVHTGERPYSCTQCNKTFIRRYDWNKHMYTHSGVKPFPCTICQKSYTRRTHLNRHMQSHGAGH, from the exons ATGCGCATTTGGTGTCTACTAGTACGGCAACGAGCGACCGCTTTCAGGAGAAAAAGTTCACCTAAATTATTGGAGCGCATAATGG GTTCTGTCCCACCAATTTCCTCACTGCGCTTACTGGTTCCACCTCTACGGCTCATGTCTGCCTTTATGTGGAAAATTGCCCAACAGCAACATCTGGAGCATTATGGAAAACTAGAGGAATTTGTCTCTTTAGTTACAAGGCTTGTTCCAGAGGTGTTGACCAGCAGACAGAAGGCCACACTGGTAATGGGTCTCAGAGCAAAG atgATTCTTGAGATGTGCCGAGGTGAATTGCCAGCAGACCTTGAGACAGTAAAGTCGCATATCCAGAGGATTCAATCCTCTCATTCATCAAAG GGAATTGATACAGAGGCAGACATCTTGCAGGCAAACCTTTTAACACTTGTCCTGGGTCTGCTGGAAGATCCTGCCAAAAAGGAATACTTCTTTCAG GAGGTTTTCCCACACGAGTATGGTCCAGAATTTGATCAAGCACTGCAAGTCCTGGTTGGCCATTTTCTCTCGAGACTGGAACAGCTGCTGCCAGTACCCAGCTTCAAACAG ACTTCATCTTGGCTCAGTGCCTGCCCCTGGGAGTGGAACGAGTACCTGGAGTCTGTGTGTAGGACGGAGAGTTTATTACCTTTGATGCAAATTGGCATTTGTGGGACGTTGGAAGATAACG CACTCCCATCGATCGTGGAAGACAGAATCCTCTCCTCGTTGTCCCTAACCGACATGGTGATAACCACCCAAACGCAGCCTCCCTCCCAGGAGCCTCAGGACGAGGACAGGGAGAGTGCCCCAGAAGATGTTGTCCAGGATGAAGATGTCAGTTCAGGTCTTGATGGAACTGTAGCTGCAGAATACGTAAGAGCCAACGATGGTGCAATGGAGGAAGATTCTGAGAGACAGACCTTTGAGAGAGAGATCAAGGAGGCTATTAAACATTTGGAAAAGGAGAGCGACTTGTCAGCCGAGGTGGCCGGGGGTCTGCAGAGCACAGGGGTGCCAGGGATTGACTCAGAATTGAAGACTACTAATGAAACAGATGAAACAACAGATGGCATATCTGAAGCAGTCCCTGCAGTAGAAGATATTGCAGCTGAACAGCAAACAGTGATTCCCAGAGTTGCACACACAAAGATCACTCAACCACTGGAGGTTTCACACTCTGCAGCAAACCGAGGGAGTGATGAGGATGGAGCTGACCAATGTGATCCGCAGCA GACTCTTTTGGAGGAAGCCACTCCAGGAG AGGTAACTGATGAAGCACCAGGGTCAGAGCAATCTCCCAGAACTCCACTGGCAGCCGACTCCCCAAAGATACCTATTAAGAGTTCTTACCTTTTTGGCAGGCTTTTACACAAGTGTCTGAAGTGTGGCAAGCGTTTTGCTTACCGCTCTGAGCTCCACAAACACCAGGAGAGTCACCGACTTGCAGCATCTATCAAGTGTTGTGAATGTGGGCAAATTTTCAGAGATTCGAAACTCCTGGCTCTGCACCGGCAGAGAGGCTGTCGTATGAGGACGTACAAATGCATCAAGTGTGGGGCAGCCTTCAGATCTCTGTCAAACTGGTACAAACACCAGCAGGCCCACAAGGTGGTCTGCACACACAAATGCCCAGAGTGTGGGAAGGTGTTCCAGAGTCTCACAGGCTTAGTGGCACACAGACGAGAGCACATGGGTCCTGCAGTAAACGGCATTTACACCTGTGACAAATGTGACATGACTTTTGGCTCATATCGAGGCAGAGTGCTGCACCAGAGGGTCCATACAGATAAATCCAAGCAGCCTTCTCGGAAGGAGCGTGAACCGGGGAAGTGCCGTTTCTGCGACGAGTCGTTCGTCCTGCTCAGCGATTTGAGAGTGCACCTGAAAACTCACCCCGAGTACAGACCGCATCAGTGCGACCAGTGTGGGAAGTGCTTCGCTCTGCACCACAGTCTGCTCGCGCATCTCTCAAATCACACGGGAGACAAGCCATACCTCTGCACGCAGTGCGGCAAGCGCTTCTTCAGCAAGGTCCAGCTGAAATCACACATGAGGTGTCACTCGGGCGAGCGGCCACACATGTGCCCTCACTGCGGGAAATGCTTCTCACTGCTGGGCAACCTGAACATCCATGTACGGATCCATACTGGCGAGAAGCCCTACTTGTGCCGTCATTGCGGAAAAGGCTTCATCTCTGCTGGAGAGCTGCAGGTGCATGAGCGTAGTCACACTGGTgagaagccatactgctgcagCATTTGCGATAAAAGATTCGTGGTGTCGAGCCACCTGACGGCTCACAAGCGCGTCCACACGGGAGAGCGCCCGTACTCCTGCACTCAGTGTAACAAGACCTTCATACGGCGATACGACTGGAATAAACACATGTATACTCACTCAGGAGTGAAGCCCTTCCCCTGTACTATCTGCCAAAAGAGCTACACACGTCGCACACACTTGAACAGACACATGCAGAGCCATGGTGCTGGCCATTAG
- the LOC131370151 gene encoding zinc finger protein 23-like isoform X2, with the protein MMGSVPPISSLRLLVPPLRLMSAFMWKIAQQQHLEHYGKLEEFVSLVTRLVPEVLTSRQKATLVMGLRAKMILEMCRGELPADLETVKSHIQRIQSSHSSKGIDTEADILQANLLTLVLGLLEDPAKKEYFFQEVFPHEYGPEFDQALQVLVGHFLSRLEQLLPVPSFKQTSSWLSACPWEWNEYLESVCRTESLLPLMQIGICGTLEDNALPSIVEDRILSSLSLTDMVITTQTQPPSQEPQDEDRESAPEDVVQDEDVSSGLDGTVAAEYVRANDGAMEEDSERQTFEREIKEAIKHLEKESDLSAEVAGGLQSTGVPGIDSELKTTNETDETTDGISEAVPAVEDIAAEQQTVIPRVAHTKITQPLEVSHSAANRGSDEDGADQCDPQQTLLEEATPGEVTDEAPGSEQSPRTPLAADSPKIPIKSSYLFGRLLHKCLKCGKRFAYRSELHKHQESHRLAASIKCCECGQIFRDSKLLALHRQRGCRMRTYKCIKCGAAFRSLSNWYKHQQAHKVVCTHKCPECGKVFQSLTGLVAHRREHMGPAVNGIYTCDKCDMTFGSYRGRVLHQRVHTDKSKQPSRKEREPGKCRFCDESFVLLSDLRVHLKTHPEYRPHQCDQCGKCFALHHSLLAHLSNHTGDKPYLCTQCGKRFFSKVQLKSHMRCHSGERPHMCPHCGKCFSLLGNLNIHVRIHTGEKPYLCRHCGKGFISAGELQVHERSHTGEKPYCCSICDKRFVVSSHLTAHKRVHTGERPYSCTQCNKTFIRRYDWNKHMYTHSGVKPFPCTICQKSYTRRTHLNRHMQSHGAGH; encoded by the exons atgatgG GTTCTGTCCCACCAATTTCCTCACTGCGCTTACTGGTTCCACCTCTACGGCTCATGTCTGCCTTTATGTGGAAAATTGCCCAACAGCAACATCTGGAGCATTATGGAAAACTAGAGGAATTTGTCTCTTTAGTTACAAGGCTTGTTCCAGAGGTGTTGACCAGCAGACAGAAGGCCACACTGGTAATGGGTCTCAGAGCAAAG atgATTCTTGAGATGTGCCGAGGTGAATTGCCAGCAGACCTTGAGACAGTAAAGTCGCATATCCAGAGGATTCAATCCTCTCATTCATCAAAG GGAATTGATACAGAGGCAGACATCTTGCAGGCAAACCTTTTAACACTTGTCCTGGGTCTGCTGGAAGATCCTGCCAAAAAGGAATACTTCTTTCAG GAGGTTTTCCCACACGAGTATGGTCCAGAATTTGATCAAGCACTGCAAGTCCTGGTTGGCCATTTTCTCTCGAGACTGGAACAGCTGCTGCCAGTACCCAGCTTCAAACAG ACTTCATCTTGGCTCAGTGCCTGCCCCTGGGAGTGGAACGAGTACCTGGAGTCTGTGTGTAGGACGGAGAGTTTATTACCTTTGATGCAAATTGGCATTTGTGGGACGTTGGAAGATAACG CACTCCCATCGATCGTGGAAGACAGAATCCTCTCCTCGTTGTCCCTAACCGACATGGTGATAACCACCCAAACGCAGCCTCCCTCCCAGGAGCCTCAGGACGAGGACAGGGAGAGTGCCCCAGAAGATGTTGTCCAGGATGAAGATGTCAGTTCAGGTCTTGATGGAACTGTAGCTGCAGAATACGTAAGAGCCAACGATGGTGCAATGGAGGAAGATTCTGAGAGACAGACCTTTGAGAGAGAGATCAAGGAGGCTATTAAACATTTGGAAAAGGAGAGCGACTTGTCAGCCGAGGTGGCCGGGGGTCTGCAGAGCACAGGGGTGCCAGGGATTGACTCAGAATTGAAGACTACTAATGAAACAGATGAAACAACAGATGGCATATCTGAAGCAGTCCCTGCAGTAGAAGATATTGCAGCTGAACAGCAAACAGTGATTCCCAGAGTTGCACACACAAAGATCACTCAACCACTGGAGGTTTCACACTCTGCAGCAAACCGAGGGAGTGATGAGGATGGAGCTGACCAATGTGATCCGCAGCA GACTCTTTTGGAGGAAGCCACTCCAGGAG AGGTAACTGATGAAGCACCAGGGTCAGAGCAATCTCCCAGAACTCCACTGGCAGCCGACTCCCCAAAGATACCTATTAAGAGTTCTTACCTTTTTGGCAGGCTTTTACACAAGTGTCTGAAGTGTGGCAAGCGTTTTGCTTACCGCTCTGAGCTCCACAAACACCAGGAGAGTCACCGACTTGCAGCATCTATCAAGTGTTGTGAATGTGGGCAAATTTTCAGAGATTCGAAACTCCTGGCTCTGCACCGGCAGAGAGGCTGTCGTATGAGGACGTACAAATGCATCAAGTGTGGGGCAGCCTTCAGATCTCTGTCAAACTGGTACAAACACCAGCAGGCCCACAAGGTGGTCTGCACACACAAATGCCCAGAGTGTGGGAAGGTGTTCCAGAGTCTCACAGGCTTAGTGGCACACAGACGAGAGCACATGGGTCCTGCAGTAAACGGCATTTACACCTGTGACAAATGTGACATGACTTTTGGCTCATATCGAGGCAGAGTGCTGCACCAGAGGGTCCATACAGATAAATCCAAGCAGCCTTCTCGGAAGGAGCGTGAACCGGGGAAGTGCCGTTTCTGCGACGAGTCGTTCGTCCTGCTCAGCGATTTGAGAGTGCACCTGAAAACTCACCCCGAGTACAGACCGCATCAGTGCGACCAGTGTGGGAAGTGCTTCGCTCTGCACCACAGTCTGCTCGCGCATCTCTCAAATCACACGGGAGACAAGCCATACCTCTGCACGCAGTGCGGCAAGCGCTTCTTCAGCAAGGTCCAGCTGAAATCACACATGAGGTGTCACTCGGGCGAGCGGCCACACATGTGCCCTCACTGCGGGAAATGCTTCTCACTGCTGGGCAACCTGAACATCCATGTACGGATCCATACTGGCGAGAAGCCCTACTTGTGCCGTCATTGCGGAAAAGGCTTCATCTCTGCTGGAGAGCTGCAGGTGCATGAGCGTAGTCACACTGGTgagaagccatactgctgcagCATTTGCGATAAAAGATTCGTGGTGTCGAGCCACCTGACGGCTCACAAGCGCGTCCACACGGGAGAGCGCCCGTACTCCTGCACTCAGTGTAACAAGACCTTCATACGGCGATACGACTGGAATAAACACATGTATACTCACTCAGGAGTGAAGCCCTTCCCCTGTACTATCTGCCAAAAGAGCTACACACGTCGCACACACTTGAACAGACACATGCAGAGCCATGGTGCTGGCCATTAG
- the LOC131370329 gene encoding zinc finger protein 37-like: MGSLPLCSVRLLVPPLRLMSAFMWRVVQQQNLEYFDKLEEYILLITRMVPEILSERQRSVLIMGLRAKMILEMCKDEIPTDLKSVRARLHTAESFNMSKSTGSEVEVLQGRLLKLVISLLEDPVKKEHFFQEVFPHEYGPEFDKALQVLVGHFLSRLEQLLPVPSFKQAAQWLDTEPTGWEDLVQMNCDPTHLLPLLQSDYHGNLDRNGLPSVVEERIISSLSLDSLTDEIIPSESKSDDRSEPSISMDCSSQIDQDVMQDSKTDISAHVIVTSEQAACHSETACEELESFTNNTQDEWDLNENGVNENTEEMKQSSQTVSEDEASADVESSEPNAVITDPGNTGEGGAEKLHIGSEGNGGQMLKVIVPKHLLPAIKQISLPSVLLSRCPSSEPVPLKVVPDSDASSSLNSSVSENTRKLQRRQPRAQHATTGNYKCVPCKMSFKTHFQASVHQRKRHRKLIYSCPNCEKSFESMKAWTRHRTEHKEEKPQRCTDCGEECASLQALVAHSKTHNHVVSESLPTSEKAAPPPKPAPGECKFCGETFSPIELRTHLKTHPEFRPHQCDHCGRCFANLSNLLAHISNHTGEKPHVCLNCGKKFFSKSQLKSHMKSHSKERPYCCSYCGKCFHTAGNLNIHTRIHTGEKPYTCIECGKAFCSAGRLQVHRRCHTGEKPYQCDVCGRGFIVSSHRTIHMRSHTGVRPFTCEICGKTFSRRNCWSEHMYSHTDLKPFPCPVCSKSFIRRSHLKRHMQSHNGDQSKAV, encoded by the exons ATGG gctctctccctctgtgctCTGTGAGGCTGCTGGTGCCTCCACTGCGTCTCATGTCTGCCTTCATGTGGCGAGTCGTCCAGCAGCAGAACCTGGAGTATTTTGACAAGCTTGAAGAGTACATCCTCCTCATAACAAGGATGGTTCCTGAGATTCTGAGCGAAAGGCAGAGGAGTGTTCTCATTATGGGACTGAGAGCTAAG ATGATTCTTGAAATGTGCAAAGATGAAATACCAACTGACCTAAAGAGCGTCAGGGCACGTCTTCACACAGCTGAGTCTTTCAATATGTCTAAG AGCACTGGTTCAGAGGTGGAAGTGTTACAGGGCAGACTGTTAAAGCTCGTCATAAGCCTTCTTGAGGACCCAGTTAAAAAGGAACATTTCTTTCAG GAGGTGTTCCCACATGAGTACGGTCCTGAATTTGACAAAGCACTGCAGGTCCTAGTGGGACATTTTCTCTCCAGACTGGAACAGCTGCTCCCAGTACCCAGCTTTAAACAG GCTGCCCAGTGGCTAGATACTGAACCCACCGGATGGGAGGATTTAGTACAGATGAACTGTGATCCCACCCACCTGCTTCCCCTGCTACAAAGTGACTATCATGGAAACTTGGATAGAAATG GACTCCCATCTGTCGTGGAGGAAAGAATCATCTCATCTTTATCTCTTGATTCTTTGACCGATGAGATCATCCCAAGTGAGAGCAAGTCTGACGATCGATCTGAACCGTCCATCAGCATGGACTGTTCCTCCCAGATAGACCAGGACGTGATGCAGGACAGTAAGACGGATATTTCAGCCCACGTCATCGTCACCTCAGAACAAGCAGCGTGTCATAGTGAGACTGCGTGTGAAGAGCTGGAATCGtttacaaacaacacacaagaCGAATGGGATTTAAATGAGAATGGTGTAAATGAAAACACAGAAGAGATGAAGCAATCCTCTCAGACAGTAAGTGAGGATGAAGCATCAGCAGATGTTGAAAGCTCCGAGCCAAACGCAGTGATCACTGATCCAGGAAATACGGGTGAAGGAGGTGCTGAGAAATTACACATTGGATCTGAGGGAAACGGTGGACAGATGCTTAAAGTGATTGTTCCAAAGCATCTGTTACCTGCAATTAAACAGATCAGCCTGCCGTCTGTTTTACTCTCACGCTGTCCGAGCAGCGAACCAGTTCCACTTAA AGTTGTTCCTGATTCAGACGCCTCATCATCTttgaattcaagtgtttcag AAAATACCAGAAAGTTGCAGAGGAGGCAGCCGAGAGCACAGCATGCTACTACAGGCAACTACAAATGTGTGCCCTGTAAAATGAGCTTTAAAACACATTTCCAGGCTTCTGTGCACCAGCGTAAAAGGCACAGGAAGTTAATTTATTCCTGCCCCAATTGTGAAAAAAGTTTCGAGTCGATGAAGGCTTGGACGAGACACCGCACAGAACACAAAGAAGAAAAGCCCCAGCGGTGCACTGACTGTGGGGAAGAATGTGCGAGCCTGCAAGCTCTAGTGGCCCATTCCAAAACCCATAACCACGTGGTGAGCGAGAGCTTGCCGACTTCTGAGAAAGCTGCACCTCCTCCGAAACCAGCGCCAGGAGAGTGTAAATTTTGTGGCGAGACCTTTTCTCCAATAGAGCTGAGAACCCACTTAAAAACCCATCCAGAGTTCCGCCCTcaccagtgtgaccactgcggGAGGTGTTTCGCCAACCTGAGCAACTTGTTAGCTCACATTTCCAACCACACAGGAGAAAAGCCTCATGTCTGCTTAAACTGCGGCAAGAAGTTCTTCAGCAAGTCGCAGCTCAAGTCCCACATGAAGTCTCATTCCAAAGAGCGTCCATACTGCTGCTCGTACTGCGGGAAGTGCTTCCACACTGCTGGGAACCTTAACATCCACACCAGGATACACACCGGAGAGAAGCCCTACACGTGCATCGAGTGCGGGAAAGCCTTCTGCTCGGCTGGCCGTCTGCAGGTTCACCGTCGCTGCCACACCGGAGAGAAACCTTATCAATGCGACGTGTGCGGAAGAGGATTCATCGTGTCCAGTCATCGCACGATACACATGAGGTCACACACAGGGGTGCGACCTTTCACATGTGAAATCTGCGGCAAAACCTTTTCGAGGAGGAACTGCTGGAGTGAACATATGTACAGTCACACAGACTTAAAACCGTTTCCTTGCCCCGTCTGCTCGAAGAGCTTTATAAGGCGTAGCCATTTGAAGAGACACATGCAGAGTCATAATGGTGACCAAAGCAAAGCTGTTTAG